The following nucleotide sequence is from Parambassis ranga chromosome 21, fParRan2.1, whole genome shotgun sequence.
TCTGCCAGGAGCCAACGGAGAGCCAGGACCAAGAGGACCACCAGGGCCAGGGGGTGTAAAGGGAGACAGTGGACATAAGGGTCTACCTGGTATGCCTGGTCAGCCTGGACTTCCTGGACCAAAGGGACAAGGTGGATTACCTGGTGAAATGGGACCACAAGGTCCTAAAGGAATCCCAGGAATGGATGGTGCAGCCGGACCAATTGGGCCTCCAGGTCTTCCTGGACCAAAAGGAGATAATGGCCTTCCTGGTCCACCAGGAATTGCAGGTGAGGGGAGTCCAGGTCCCTCTGGTCCATCAGGAGCCCCAGGAAAAGACGGCCTACTAGGGCCTCCTGGACAAGCAGGTATGCCTGGACCTCCTGGACCACCAGGCCCACCTGGACCACCTGGTCTGTCTCCTGATATGGCAGGAGTGCTCTCTGAGATGGGCCCAGGACTAGATGGTGTTAAGGCTGGAAGTTATGGAAAGAAGGGCAAGTATGGAGGTAACGGAGCAGAAGTGCTGGGTCTCAGCGGCCTGGAAATGCCGGCGTTCACGGCTGTAGCAACAACTCCTTTCCCACCGGTGGGCACTCCGGTCGTCTTTGACAAGCTTTTGTACAACGGCCGGCAAAACTACAACCCCCAGACCGGAGTTTTCACCTGTGACTTGCCTGGTATTTACTACTTTGCCTACCACATTCATTGCAAAGGAGCCAACGTGTGGGTGGCTTTGATGAGGAACGATGAGCCGGTGATGTACACGTATGATGAATACAAAAAGGGTTTCCTGGACCAAGCATCAGGGAGCGCAGTATTACCTCTACAACCCGGGGACACAGTCTACATTCAGATGCCGTCAGATCAGGCCTCAGGACTTTATGCTGGGCAGTATGTGCATTCCTCCTTCTCTGGGTACTTATTATATCCCATGTAAAACCACAGCATTTTCAGTGAGCTCATTTTTGTGTCATATAAACATGATCAGACGTGAAATCAGACTGAGAACAACAAGAAGATGGGAAATCTTATACAGTGCAGCCTTTTAGCTAGAACaaagtgaaactgtaaaaaGCCTTAAAACCATGAAGGATGTATGAAAATGGCTTCAAAGATGGCGTATTTTTATAAACAGAAGAGTGCAGTATGGTGTTGGATACAAAGATATGAAGGAAACAAATGAAAGAGGAGGAATCAGACGTACGATGCTGCTCACAGTGTTGCAGAAATGTCTAATTTAGACCTTTTTAAAATTGGCAGCTTCCCCATGTGGCAAAGAATGTGAAAGAAAGTAAGGAAACAGTGATTAACCAGGGCAGGAAATAGACTATTGATAAGAGCAAATGTATacagtgacagagaaaaagaggtTCTGAAGGTGTGTGAGGGGGAAGGCCTGAACGTGCAGTGTGTTGCTGATGGACTCAAAAAGGAAGAATGTAATGTtaatttttatgtttaaatatttgcagatagatttgtggatgaaaaaaacgCTGAATTCAAAATAAGACACACGTGCTCTGAACTATGAAAACCACTCCATACAGCACACGAAGCATCACGATAAACcggagtacacacacacacacacacacactgcagattcatcaacatcacacacGTGttccatgtaaacacacacacacacacacacgtgtgctgGTGTACACGTGAGAACACAAGTTGTTATTATTTactgttttaatttgaaatgtaaccattttatgttttgtaggttttcaaattaaaagcataTCATCCGTTTGTAGCTGTTATGACTGTATATTTATACATAAGACAATGTCATATGTAGGAAAACAAATGGTGGGTTGTTATTTTTAAACCAGTACATGGAGTATTGAATGTTGCAGCAGTTTATAAAGTCAGTAATTTATTGTTTTCAGTACATTTTAGGGGAGGAAAGCATGGGAAATATCAATGGTGCTATTATTTTCACTGTAACCCATTAATCTGTGtattaatgtttcatttttgttattattgtctgtgttgattttttctaaataaaaattGTTTAatttaaccctcgggcgtcattggggacttttttgtccatttgggtaatttttgcctctttacctggccaccattttatctgtgttggtgcatatggcacaattttttgtaacaaagactctctctagacacattttagaattccaatttaaatttttcaaatacatcaccagaacatggtgaaacaaatttactacccttttgtgtcattaggggacaaaaaagtccaccttccaaaaaactgctataaaaaattaacagattaatattttttcttacttttttctgcataaatatgttaaacaacttcagccctgctcaaaactaccaaacattaaatcattttgaggaatttaaccctttaaatgccagtttgattacttgatgttacagtaattttttatgaagaaaacacaaaaaatgagttattttccacaaaacaaaagttaggtggctgaggcattatttttatatctgtcatggataggtcaaagattagccaaaatattgagtttgatgcattattagtttttgtgtagcagcagtttaaaatagtattttccacttaggtcccattaactcctattataatactacattttttaatatcataactataacaacatataaccatgcatttcttgatgtaagggtttcatttttgaaaaaaatagttaaatttgacattttctactgttcaccactaaaatcagccattaacccattaatGTTATTAAcccaatattttggctaatctttgacctatccatgacagatataaaaataatgcctcagccacctaacttttgttttgtggaaaataactcattttttgtgttttcttcataaaaaaattactgtgacatcaagtaatcaaactggcatttaaagggttaaattcctcaaaatgatttaatgtttggtagttttgagcagggctgaagttgtttaacatatttatgcagaaaaaagtaagaaaaaatattaatctgttaattttttatagcagttttctggaagtggacttttttgtcccctaatgacacaaaagggtagtaaattaaagtgacgcctgagggttaaaaacacaatttcatgTGAAAACTGGTACTTTTCTGGGATCAGATAATGTTCTTCTCATTATATCtgtaaaaaataacacaaaggcACCGATTATTGATCAATCTACAGATCTGTCCGGTAATCAATAGCTCACAGTAAACATATATCTTAAAATAAACGCTTGTTATATTATAATCCACGCGGTGCTCTGGGTGTGTTGGTGACCGGAGGATGCTGATGCTGCGCTGGGTGGGCTTCCGGCTGATACAGCGCATGCGCACAGATGCCGGAGATGAGACAGTCACATCTTCTGttgacacacatttaaacagcgAGGTTGGACGGACGTAAGCAAATACACGTTAAAGGTAAGCGAAGTTCTTCTTCGTGCCACACTCTGCGGTGACGTCAGGCGACTAAACGGCGTTAGATTAATGTATAATACGCATCTGTTCAAAGATAAACGCTGAATTACTGGaggttagctagctagcatcaGCAGCTAACGAGCTAGCTTGCTACAAATCAACGCAGCTGCTCGAAATGCGACGTTTTCTGTGTGaacagctgttgtgtttgctttatttgacAACTGAACGTCTGTCTGAGTGCTTATGGGTGATGATGTGATTAGTGGCCTCTTTCCCCATCACCGCCCCATTGTTCTCATTCTGGGAAACGAGTCTGTTTAAAGGGTGAAAACTGAAACATCGGGCTGATCAGCTTTTTCCTTTTAATAGAAAAATATGAGttattttatctgtttttattccaaacatCCAAATGAATGCTGCATTTATTCCCATGCTGGATCCATGATGATAACCTGTGAAgttctgcttctgtgtttgCAGGTTTCTCTCACAATGACGTCTCGTGTCCGAGCTGCTGGTTCCAATGGGACAGATTTTAAACCCAGAGAGAGGCGGGCCCCACTCTACCAGATGAGGTGAGCTGTGTCTCAGGCTGAGGGGCTGTGACCTGCACAGATGCTGCTCTGGCAGCTGTCCTCATGTATATGTGTGGTCCACCGGTGTGGACGGAGCAGTGATTGTTGTTCTGTTTCGCAGCGCTTCCCTGAAGTCTGAGGTGCGGAAGCTAAACCTGGTGCACCTCCTCATCTGGCTGCTGGTGGCTGCACAGATGACCGTCAGCCACTTCAACCTGGTGTCACATGACACCGTGTCCATGCCGTACCAGTGGGAGTACCCCTACCTGCTCAGCATCCTCCccctgctctgcagcagcctgTCCCTGCCAAAAAACAATATCAGTTACCTGGTCCTCTCCATGATCAGCGCGGGCCTCTTCTCCGTGGCGCCTCTTATTTATGGCGGCATGGAGATGTTTCCTGTGGCGCAGCAGCTTTACAGACACGGGAAAGCCTACCGCTTCATTTTTGGGTTCTCTGCAGTGACTGTCATGTACCTCATCATGGTGGTCGCTGTCCAAGTGCACGCATGGCAGCTATATTACATGAAGAAGCTTCTGGACTCGTGGTTCAATGCCActcaggagaagaagaagaaataaccGAGGAGAGTCGGCTgagacttttattttaatttatacGTCTTATTATTCATTGTGCAACATCACCATAGAAacatgttaggaataaaacccaaagtATCAACTGTTAATCACTCGAGTGCATTTATTCCTGCAGCAGGGAGCAGAAGTCTCTGGAGGAGCTCCAGGTCTCTCctgagcagctcccttcttataccctctgttatccaacagacacagcttctcagaacacacacacacatcttagattAGGCACGAGCATAATCATATacgacagtaacatatcatgtatgagatcataggagtaacatcacatatatttccatatacatatggacagactgtctccacacagtccagcaggccatgctgctgacacaggtttttatttatttttatattttatttttttattttattttattttattttattttattttattttattttattttattttattttattttattttaatgtaattattCAGGTATAACAATAGAATAATGATGGAAATCACAGTAAAGATCACCTCAATTTGGGGGACAGCAGtggctgtgtgtcagtcactgtgtgttcttgggcaagacacttcacctgtcattgtatgacactgcttggcagcagccttaacgaatttccctctgggattactaaagtatctaaaataaaaaaaaaaaataaaaatacatgcctagaataaatatgtgaatcaaACACTTGGAATACACGTGAGAGATTAAGCAATACAAGTATTAATGAATTTAAATCAATGCTCAGAATGGATTCAAGGTAAATAATAAAGATAAGAGTAAAGAAATCATTTGTTGTCTATCAACCAGGACATCATCTCTGGTCTTCAGCAAGTGGATCATTAAGACTTAGTTTAAAcctcagagaacacacagactcTGTTGTTTGTGAGAAGCACATCAGGGTCATCAGACGAGGTAGAATCTCTTTATTTCCACCCACACCCCACAAAAAGTAACGTTTAgtcaaagcagtgtgtgtgaacaggccTGTGGAGACGGATGCAGCGAGATGTTTCTGATGCTTCCACTCACAGGTGTGTGAAAGGATCGCTCACACCTGAATTCTCAGTTTCCAGCCCAGCCAGGGCTCTGGTGACAGTTGCGTCCAGTGCATGGTCAGGGCCAGATACATGTCTATTTCCATCCTGTTCTGCCAGGACATCAGGCTTGTCCTGCCCAGCTGTTGACCCAGTCCTGTGATAGCATCACGGCGTCACAGGTGAAGTTAATGAAGCGCTGTTGGTTGTAGTAGATGTAgttcttgttcttgtttatGGTGATCCCCCAGATTCGAAGCCTGCTCCGACCTGATTCCGGCTTTGAATTCATCTGGCTCTCCGAATCTTTGAATCAAAGgcatacctttgatcctgtgtcagcctgtcaccacggtaacagccctgcctgccagcttgtatccatggcaacctgaatgcttatcaactgcccctaactgcagctctctctgtccccctcctaatgcgtttccaatgtaaaaacaccctctaaacaacttctgtttttgtcccaaccgaagccttcagacaaaaaatatggacaccgtcagaatcacaagatgttgctctacaacacagtataatttttatgtctatgatgtcaaacagAAGTAAATGATTGTTTTGCGATTATGGAATCTGAGTGTGCAGATATGTTTACTTCttacagcaaaaacaaatatgtgcaatttttgcattgtgGCAATGATGTTGCATGATAAATGTTCAAAGTTTAGTCAGTGGTTtagcagcctgatggcctgcAGGTAGAAACGTGAACAGTCCACTGTCATTGTCTTCAAATAGCAAGCTGGAGGAAAAGAGCTACTTGTTTTAAGATAAGAtcatcctttattagtccccctcaggggaaattcacagtgttacagcagtaGAAGCAcatgtaagaagaaaaaaaatagcaaaaataaataaaaatgaatacaaggtgaatgaatgcttgAATAAATaccagaataaagtgacttcagtaCTGAACTCTTATTGCACattatggtatggtatggtgaAAATGACAATCAACATTATTTACATAAGAGCTGTAAAAAGAAGGTTATTGCACTGTATGACAGGATGCAAGTTATTATACAGGATGTAGTGTGGCTTTAGCTGAGTGTGggatatatataaacattaatAACATGGGAATATGACAGCTGATTTTCTCCAGTGGTTTGGGAACAGAACGTGACCTGGCTGCTGCTTTTGTTAAAGGAAGTGGGCGTGCTGTCTCTTTCATTAAGTCTACCTTTGTAAATGCAGTTAagccaataaaaacataatcaaacatCTGCCTGTTCCATGTTTTTACGTATTTACATTAAAGTTCATGTGATTAATGCCTGTTTAAATACCACACGTATatatacacgtatatatatgtgtgtatatatatatataatattttcatatatatatatatatatttaaaatgaaaatattatatatatatatgtgtatatatatgtgtatatatatatatatatatatatatatatataaaatgtaataaGCTTGTGTACATGTTTAATCTTCAGTCTGTATGGTCACAACGCACTTAGCCCCAGATAGACTGCGCCTGCGCGGAAGGAATGCCACGTACTGGTTGACGCTGACAGTCCGGAGGACACTTCCTGATGCTGTTACCCGGGTCTAGCTAGGCTAGCTAACAAAATTAGATTTTCACAGTTTGGAGAAACCTGTGAAACACAGCGTGGTCAAGTCGTCTGATTCAGGTAAACTACTTTGCTTGGTTTAGAGTCCATATGTACATATGCGTTTAGTTGTAACCATTCAGTTTCACTGCTATCGCTGTCTAACTAcatagctagctagctgtttAGTTAGCGCTAGCTGGCTAATGTTACGTTCACTACGCAGGGAGCTAATGCTACGCTAGCTCGCCCAAACAGGTGTCGGGGGCTAATTGATGAGAACTTATCAAACGATTTGCTTTGTATTTTTTGATTGTAGGAAAGGCAAACTTGTGACATGATTAAAGTTTATTACTTGGGCCGGAATGACAGCTAAAAAGGAGCTTTTACTGGTTGCACAGGAAGCCGTTTTTTTGCTGACCCAATGCTACAAAGTAAAATGAAAGCTAGCTGTTTAGCAGCATCTATCAGTTTGTAACTAAACAATATGTATTATTTACTTGACTTACATTATGTGTACATAATGTCTGAACCGTAACGAATGACCTGTCAGTCGGTAAACAGTCGAACATACGTTAGCAGTCACTTCTCTGCTGTTAACGGGCCACTGACAGATGACTCTGCGAATGAACGTCGTTTGCAGCCGTCGTTAGCGCTTCAGTGACATTTTAAACCTTTGATTCCGGTCCATGTACACACTCATTTTCGGTAGATCGGTAGAAATCAGCGTTATATTTGTGACCGTAGAAGGTAACTGTGTGCTAAACGTTAGCTACCACACAATCCCTAGCATCCAGCTAATTATTCATCTGGCTGGGACATCCAGAGCCGCAGCATATCTGGAATTAAATCCACTGTAGTATATTGTCCAGCTTACAACATCAGCAGGTAACGTCATAGATAATCCATCCAGGCACACAATACTGGATATTTGTCATCTTGTAGATTTAATCCAGTTCAATGAAGGTGTTTGAGCACACAGATGATCACCGTTTAATCATATTTGTAACATTCACCAGCCTCTTATCATGATGGGATATATTTTGGGTCAAAGTCTGTAAGGAGGGCTGTGTCTGCCACTTCACCGTGTGATGGTCGACCCTTAGACTCTGAAGTCAGAGCTGAGGAGTGACTGATGGAGACTGATTAATCAAGTCCTCAGAGCAAAGGGAAGCTTCTGCCCTCAGTAATGATCAACGTTTGTTTAATCAATCAGCTCAATCAAGTCAGATACACCGACTAACCCCCTCCACAGCCTGTGAGGGTGCTCACTGTTTTACTACATCCACCACATCTCTTTTTATAGCATGTAAATATTACCTGAaattcagaaataaaaaaaaaaaagtggtgtaacatgtttggtttctcctctgcctctgttcaGTGGTGGGAGCAGAAGAGGTCGGACGGCACCATGAACGGCCAGCTGGACCTGAGCGGGAAGCTGATCATCAAAGCCCAGTTGGGGGACGACATCAGACGCATCCCTATCCATAATGAAGACATTACCTACGACGAGCTGGTGCTGATGATGCAGCGCGTCTTCAGAGGCAAGCTGCAGAGCAACGATGAGGTCACCATCAAGTACAAGGACGAAGGTCAGTCAGACCACAGGGCATGGAGCAGGGAACATAAACTAAGAATCCTAACTTAATCCTAAAATATGCAGCAATGAGTCTGAGTTTAAAAGAGATTAAAGAACATTCTCAGTGACTCTGAGGAACAGGCTGAACTCTCGTCTTAGTGAGGAGGCGTGGGCGATGCTGTTGCCGTCTGTGACGTTTGTGATCGGATCAGGGGCCATCTTTGAGTCTCAGTAGGGAGACATAGTAAACTAAACATGCCAATGTACAATAAGTACTGAAATATATTAAATTTAGCCAGGAGATGTGTTGATGTGTCAATCATGTGTATCATCAGTACAAAGATATTAATACTGATTATTAGCACTTGAATTTCCCTTGGGATCAATACAGTATCTATCTGTCTACCTATCTATCTATTAATGATCAGCTCCAGGGTTGACATTTTGCTCTAATCCAGagctgggcaaagtacggcccgcgggccacacccGGCCTGCTTGTGTCTTCAATACGGACCGTGcgcacaatattaaacaaagtcATTACCGGTAACATCTTTCCGACCCTCCtcgtctcttccacgctgctgtgctgcgtaatcccatctactctctggagagacacggcCGCGCTGTGTACGGTAACACACAGAGATActccacggcgcattcagatgttaccgtgGTGCTGCAGTTGACACATTTCATCGTCACCTGTTCTGAAAAAGCTcagatcttgcccgactttcagaactctgggatttgctactttaactttaactttaactctaatggttttcttctgtaaaaatatcttcacatcatctgtgctgctctgcactgtgtgtgtgtttcaacatacaaccagcacacactcagagaggacatggacacacacagagaggacagaggaggaagacattttcttcttcctctttgtgtttcgtaactcctcctcctcctcctcctcacagtttTCCACCACGGGAGGTCATTTTAGGCCCAGGGTTCTCTGTAAATAACTTTCTTTAAATAACTCtctcctgtttttgtgtgttttctgtggagCTGATTGATGATTTCTTGAGTTGATCATttagtttttcttgttttctcctTACAGATGATGACCTCATCACCATCTTCGACAGCTCTGACCTCTCCTTTGCCATTCAGTGCAGTAGAATACTCAAACTGACTTTGTTTGGTAAGATATTAACCCTTTCCTTCTCTGTTGTCGGCTCATAGATGTTTACAGTACGTTGTTTCAGCTGTTCCAGCAGCCGGTCACTGGAGGGCAGTGCACCTCCTCCTGACTCACTTTGGCTGgaacctctgtgtgtctcttagCACTGGTTCAACAAACACTGTGTACCAGTTGTACTGGTTCTTAATCTTAAACATGAGCTAGTCCACACTCATCCACCCACTCTGTAGCTGCATGACCTCAGGTGTAGCTCACAGAGCAACGACTGTATGTGTCAAACAGCCCACAGGCCTCACACTGACGTGTTGTTTGGGGCTCGTGTTTGTCAGGAATGACAGAGTTGTTTTGAAGTTTCAGGGGTTTCACACAGCTGAGCATGTATAATGTGTTGAAGTGGGATTATTATGAAATATATACGCCATCAGCTTTGCTGTCAGTCTGCTACATTTCTTTGTGAATGATGGGGTATTGATGGATTATTAAGCTGTGTactcagacaggaagtgctgcagTGTGGAGATTTGTTGTCCGCttgcagcagcagtgctgtgaGGGGGGGGTGGGGCAATAACAGCTGTCAGTATGTGAGCGGCTGGGTACACCCTAAATGTAAACGCAATGATAAACATTAAGGATACACACGCTTTCCTTAGTAAGTACCACTGACAGACATGTTGCAGCGCTGCCTGAGATTAAGGCCGGGGTTTAATGGATCAGGAATTATAACAGGGAAATGTGCAAATTAAAAAGCAGGCTGATGTTTTCACTCCTAACATCTGACTActtgtaaataataatttaaagcCGGGTGTGTGCAGCTGTTAAGTTTTCTTTCAGAGCTTcccataaaaataataatggtgGAGGTGAGAGGAAGTCACGCTCATCCTTCAGACAGTCGTGATGTTTCCTGTGCTCTGCCTCTGCTGTTATTAGCCTggaagatgattttttttttattctcacaAATCAAAGCTGAGTCCTGGCTCGTCGGTACGTGTCAGGACCTCACGTGGAAGTCGCACTGTCCAACATGTGTGGAGATACGAAGGCACAGAGAGTAGCTGGAATCTGATGATGGCATGCGTCTCAGGGCCGCATGACACCAGGCATCTCTGTTCAGCATTATCCACTCAGACAGCGCAGCGTGTGTGAGGAAGGAATGCGGACTGATCTCCAGTCTTTTGTGCTTTCGCAGTGGAAATTTTCCTCCTCAGTCAGTTCGCAGTGAGAAGGTAACGGCTGGATGCAGGTGGAGGTTTGAACAGGCCGCCGCCTTCCCGCCTGGTGCTTCCCAGCAGCGAGGGCCTGGCCGACAGGGTGTGGTGGTAATAATGATGATGCCTTTAAATGGCCGTGTGGAAAAGGTCGTCATTCAAAACGTGCACACACTTCACGCAGAGCCGTGTTCTGGCTCCTCATGTTACTTATACTTATATTCAGACAGGAGTGAGTCTGCTTCTGGGTTTGTTTACAATCTGCTGAGTTGTTGACATGGTTCTCTGCAGACCTCCCAGAGTCCATGCCAATGAGATGATGATCTCTGTCAACACTTCCCAGGCCGCACTGGGACATGAGATACACATGGAGAGTTCATCAGAGCTGGAATAATCTGTTTCCTTCTGCTTCGTCTTTGTTCCTTTCAGTGAACGGTCAGCCGCGGCCTTTGGAGTCCAGTCAGGTCAAGTACCTGCGCAGGGAGCTCATTGAGCTCAGGAATAAAGTCAACACCCTCCTCGACAGCCTGGAGCCCCCCACAGAACCCGGCCTGGCTGCTACAGCACCGGACAGCGGTAAGCACCTCGACGCCAAGATCAGCTGGTGTTACCTTATCGCAGATAGACTATATAAAACAGTTGATTTGAGCCTTCTACCTTCTTTTGTGTCCAGTGAAGTGATTACGTTTTCACTGGTCTTCACTTGGTTCTACGGGCCTGTGGGTTCCTTTGCTGAAATTCACAAACAgtctttattattttctcaaaacacagcaaaaaagTGCATACACTTAACAAGTAAATAGCTGCATCCCTGCTCCATGCAGGGTAATAAGGAGGTGTGCAGTCATGTGGGTGTTTAACGACCATTAAACAATCATAAAATAGGGTTTATTTCTCCTGTTAGCACTAACGATGCTCTTATTGGTGCACTCACTGTCCAGCTCTCCGTCCTGCTTCTTGAGTAGGAGACAGACGTTTCATCCAGAGTCGGTTTTGTTTAGCTGTGACTTTCTGTGTGAAACTGATCCTGAGCAGTTAAAATGGTGTCAGTCTGCTCGAAGTGACCACACAcagtctttgtgtttctcacgttgtgtgacatcactgcgaCCAACAGTTGCTCGTATTCCACAGCCTGACAGGAGCTGTGTTCATCAAAGACGCTGGCACCAGACTGAGACGGTTTATGAGAGGCGGTCACTGTTGTTAATCCTTTTATTCA
It contains:
- the jagn1a gene encoding protein jagunal homolog 1-A, with protein sequence MTSRVRAAGSNGTDFKPRERRAPLYQMSASLKSEVRKLNLVHLLIWLLVAAQMTVSHFNLVSHDTVSMPYQWEYPYLLSILPLLCSSLSLPKNNISYLVLSMISAGLFSVAPLIYGGMEMFPVAQQLYRHGKAYRFIFGFSAVTVMYLIMVVAVQVHAWQLYYMKKLLDSWFNATQEKKKK